The following proteins are encoded in a genomic region of Alnus glutinosa chromosome 8, dhAlnGlut1.1, whole genome shotgun sequence:
- the LOC133875430 gene encoding 3-ketoacyl-CoA synthase 11-like, whose amino-acid sequence MGFEKKDQILGNNESNSVKLKYVKLGYHYLISNAMYLFLVPLIVASAHLSVEDFVHLLNHLKLNLISITLCTVLTVFLATLYFVACPRQVYLLNFACYKPPPAHLCSKETFLERSKQSGSFSQESLEFQRKIMERSGHGQKTYAPKSLLQVPANLTFEEAKKEAEMIMFGAIDQLFAKTKVNVKDIGILVVNCSLFNPTPSLSAMVVNRYKLRGNVLSYSLGGMGCSAGLISIDLAKRLLQVQPNSYALVVSMESMTLNWYGGNNRSMLITNCLFRLGAAAILLSNRLSDRFRSKYQLIHTLRTHKGADDKCYDCVFQKEDTDKKLGIALSKHLLSVAGEALKTNITTLGPLVLPLSEQILFFVNFVARKAFKMQIKQYVPDFKLAFEHFCIHAGGRGVLDELEKNLGLSKWHMEPSRMTLYRFGNTSSSSLWYELAYCEAKGRIKRGDRAWQIAFGSGFKCNSAVWRALRTIDPAKEKHNPWMEEIDEFPVDVPEVASIVT is encoded by the exons ATGGGGTttgagaagaaagatcaaaTCCTAGGAAATAATGAATCGAATTCTGTAAAGCTCAAGTACGTGAAGCTTGGTTACCACTACTTAATCTCCAACGCCATGTATCTCTTTCTTGTGCCGCTCATTGTAGCTTCGGCTCATCTTTCTGTCGAAGATTTCGTCCATTTGTTGAACCATCTTAAGCTCAATCTCATATCAATCACACTATGCACTGTGCTCACGGTTTTCCTTGCAACCCTTTACTTCGTGGCTTGTCCCAGACAAGTTTATCTGCTGAATTTCGCATGTTACAAGCCCCCTCCAGCTCATTTGTGTAGCAAAGAAACTTTCCTGGAAAGGTCTAAGCAATCCGGGAGTTTCTCGCAAGAAAGTTTAGAGTTTCAAAGGAAGATTATGGAGAGATCAGGGCATGGCCAAAAGACTTATGCACCAAAATCCTTGCTGCAAGTCCCAGCCAACCTGACCTTTGAGGAGGCTAAGAAGGAGGCAGAGATGATAATGTTTGGAGCTATCGACCAACTGTTTGCAAAAACGAAGGTAAATGTTAAGGATATAGGGATTCTTGTTGTGAATTGTAGCTTGTTCAATCCTACGCCGTCCTTGTCAGCCATGGTCGTCAACCGCTACAAGCTCAGGGGGAATGTTTTGAGCTATAGCCTTGGTGGGATGGGCTGCAGTGCTGGACTTATTTCCATTGACCTGGCAAAACGCTTGTTACAG GTGCAGCCCAACTCGTACGCGCTTGTAGTGAGTATGGAAAGCATGACTCTCAATTGGTACGGCGGCAATAATCGCTCCATGCTCATCACAAACTGCCTCTTCCGCTTGGGTGCAGCGGCGATCCTGTTATCAAACAGATTATCTGATCGCTTTCGTTCAAAGTATCAACTCATTCACACTCTGCGCACCCACAAGGGCGCAGATGACAAATGTTACGATTGCGTTTTTCAAAAAGAAGACACTGACAAAAAACTTGGCATCGCACTCTCCAAACACTTGTTGTCGGTGGCTGGAGAAGCCCTTAAAACAAACATCACGACATTAGGGCCATTAGTCCTGCCCCTGTCTGAACAAATTCTGTTTTTCGTGAATTTTGTCGCGAGAAAGGCGTTTAAAATGCAGATAAAACAATATGTTCCCGACTTTAAACTGGCTTTCGAGCATTTCTGCATACATGCTGGTGGGAGAGGGGTGCTGGATGAGCTAGAGAAGAACCTTGGGCTCAGTAAATGGCATATGGAGCCCTCGAGGATGACTCTTTACAGGTTTGGGAACACTTCTAGCAGTTCTTTGTGGTATGAACTGGCTTACTGTGAGGCCAAGGGGAGGATCAAGAGGGGTGATCGGGCATGGCAGATTGCATTTGGGTCAGGATTCAAGTGCAACAGTGCTGTGTGGCGAGCATTGCGAACCATTGATCCGGCAAAGGAGAAGCATAATCCTTGGATGGAGGAGATTGATGAGTTTCCTGTTGATGTGCCTGAAGTGGCATCCATTGTTACTTAG